The following proteins come from a genomic window of Pseudomonas sp. MAG733B:
- a CDS encoding serine hydrolase domain-containing protein, with translation MLISLISNGQSLTPDEPPIMVPWWSFTKTVLAATALTLVRDGRVGLDDPLPDQPFTLRQLLRHEAGLADYGELAPYHAAVANHESAWSAEEMMQRLEGTRLRYSPGTAWGYSNVGYMLIARLIEQVTELTIEEAVSQRALTPLGLSNVRFAASHVDLADTCPNYDPAWVYHGLLIGPVSQAALFLDRLLAGHLLPLPLLEQMQTVRILGGPIAGRPWVVPGYGLGVMQGEIEGGLTTCGHTGGGPGSVIAVYRCCDGETSACCAVFEQGVEQGVVEAQCVRQLMQALRQAV, from the coding sequence ATGCTGATTTCACTCATCTCGAACGGCCAGTCGCTGACGCCCGATGAACCGCCGATCATGGTCCCTTGGTGGAGCTTCACCAAAACAGTCCTGGCCGCGACCGCCCTGACGCTGGTGCGCGATGGTCGGGTCGGGCTGGACGACCCGCTCCCCGATCAACCTTTTACCTTGCGCCAACTGCTGCGGCATGAGGCGGGGCTCGCCGATTATGGCGAACTGGCGCCCTATCACGCCGCCGTCGCCAACCATGAATCCGCCTGGTCGGCGGAGGAAATGATGCAACGTCTGGAAGGCACCCGGCTTCGATACAGTCCCGGAACGGCTTGGGGCTACTCGAACGTTGGCTACATGCTCATCGCCCGGTTGATTGAACAGGTCACGGAGCTAACGATTGAAGAGGCCGTCAGTCAACGTGCGTTGACACCCTTGGGCCTGTCGAATGTTCGCTTCGCCGCTAGCCATGTGGACTTGGCCGACACTTGCCCGAACTATGACCCCGCGTGGGTCTATCACGGTTTGCTGATCGGCCCCGTTTCGCAGGCGGCGCTGTTCCTCGATCGATTGCTCGCCGGGCATCTTCTGCCCCTGCCATTGCTTGAGCAAATGCAGACGGTGCGGATCTTGGGCGGTCCGATTGCCGGTCGCCCTTGGGTTGTCCCGGGTTATGGACTGGGTGTGATGCAGGGCGAAATCGAGGGCGGTTTGACTACTTGCGGGCACACCGGCGGCGGGCCCGGTAGCGTTATCGCGGTTTATCGTTGCTGCGATGGCGAAACCTCGGCGTGTTGCGCGGTGTTTGAGCAAGGCGTAGAGCAAGGCGTTGTCGAAGCGCAGTGCGTGCGGCAGTTGATGCAAGCGCTACGACAAGCTGTTTGA
- a CDS encoding cytochrome b, whose product MAKEGNYTGTAKWLHWGMALIWVAAWVIGIVATHWRDEFNAHHELTFLHKAMASTLLFLIVARIAWRLSHPAPALPDSMSPMMKRGAYVGHLLLYAVALIGLPLSGWYWSSVADKPIMVAALFALPPLVDPDQSLYDLAKAIHTYTAWVCGALIGGHVLVALKHHFVEKDDVLKGMLPERGN is encoded by the coding sequence ATGGCGAAGGAAGGAAACTACACCGGCACCGCAAAGTGGCTGCATTGGGGCATGGCGCTGATCTGGGTAGCCGCCTGGGTCATTGGTATCGTGGCGACGCATTGGCGCGATGAATTCAACGCTCACCATGAACTGACCTTCCTGCACAAGGCGATGGCCAGCACGTTGCTGTTTCTCATCGTCGCGCGTATCGCCTGGCGGTTGAGTCATCCGGCGCCGGCGCTACCGGATTCGATGAGCCCCATGATGAAGCGCGGCGCGTATGTCGGGCACCTGCTGCTTTACGCCGTGGCGTTGATCGGATTGCCGCTGTCGGGCTGGTATTGGAGTTCGGTCGCGGATAAACCGATCATGGTGGCGGCGTTGTTCGCACTGCCACCGCTGGTCGATCCTGATCAGAGCCTGTACGACCTGGCCAAGGCGATTCACACCTATACAGCCTGGGTTTGTGGCGCCTTGATCGGCGGTCATGTGCTGGTTGCGCTCAAGCATCACTTCGTTGAAAAGGACGACGTACTCAAGGGCATGCTGCCGGAGCGCGGCAACTGA
- a CDS encoding VOC family protein — protein sequence MSVFTHVTVGTNDLSKARNFYDNVLGEIGHKRLADLGENGSIWGEDAPAFFVLKPADGAPASVGNGVTVSFEAPTRAAIDAFHAAALAAGGTCEGLPGPRGWAPNAYAAYARDLDGNKLAAYCFKAD from the coding sequence ATGAGTGTGTTTACCCACGTTACCGTCGGCACCAATGACTTGAGCAAAGCCCGCAACTTCTACGACAACGTACTGGGCGAAATTGGCCATAAACGTCTAGCGGATCTCGGTGAAAACGGTTCTATCTGGGGCGAGGATGCACCGGCCTTCTTCGTTCTGAAACCGGCTGACGGGGCACCCGCCAGCGTCGGCAATGGTGTGACCGTCAGCTTCGAGGCGCCGACGCGTGCCGCCATCGACGCTTTCCACGCCGCAGCGTTGGCCGCTGGCGGTACCTGTGAAGGTCTGCCTGGGCCGCGTGGCTGGGCACCGAACGCCTATGCCGCATATGCCCGCGATCTGGACGGCAACAAATTGGCCGCCTATTGCTTCAAAGCGGATTAA
- a CDS encoding class I SAM-dependent methyltransferase, with the protein MPTLESTLLQSWHDNAHNWIEAVRSGSIESRRQVTDQAVLLAVLSRQPERVLDLGCGEGWLLRALADRGIHAVGVDGDATLVEAAETTGTSPVHLASYEELVEAKVDIGRDYDVICANFALLHQDIIPLLAAMHALLVPGGALVIQTLHPWAAAAGDYQDGWREETFAGFKGRWQPMPWYLRTLSSWFTALDMAGFQLTGLREPQHPQSPLPQSLLLVAERRS; encoded by the coding sequence ATGCCGACCCTCGAATCCACCCTCTTGCAAAGCTGGCATGACAACGCCCACAACTGGATCGAAGCCGTGCGCAGCGGCAGCATCGAAAGCCGCCGCCAGGTCACCGACCAGGCTGTCCTGCTGGCGGTGCTGAGTCGTCAGCCCGAGCGCGTGCTCGACCTGGGTTGTGGTGAGGGCTGGCTATTGCGTGCTCTGGCCGACCGGGGCATTCATGCGGTGGGTGTGGATGGCGATGCGACGCTGGTCGAGGCGGCGGAGACGACAGGCACTTCGCCGGTGCATCTGGCGAGTTATGAAGAATTGGTGGAGGCGAAAGTGGACATCGGCCGCGATTACGACGTGATCTGCGCCAACTTCGCCCTGTTGCACCAGGACATCATCCCCCTGCTCGCCGCCATGCACGCCCTGCTCGTCCCCGGCGGCGCGCTGGTGATCCAGACGCTGCATCCGTGGGCCGCAGCAGCCGGCGATTATCAGGATGGCTGGCGGGAAGAGACCTTCGCCGGGTTCAAGGGCCGGTGGCAACCGATGCCGTGGTATTTGCGCACCTTGTCCAGTTGGTTCACTGCGCTGGACATGGCCGGTTTTCAGCTGACCGGCCTGCGCGAGCCGCAGCACCCGCAAAGTCCGCTGCCGCAGTCGTTGCTGCTGGTGGCCGAGCGACGCAGCTAA
- a CDS encoding OprD family outer membrane porin, producing MKKRSLFGLFVFSMSASSLQAQADETQEGFVEGGAATILARNMYFNRNSLSDYPDSIGWGQGFLMDYKSGFTQGEIGFGIDASAYTAYKLDGGRGTVGTGMFPADGDGERTESSTANAAVKMKWSNTVLKYGDLRPYNPVFATPDLRLMPMTTRGIQLLSDDIDKVSIDVGHFYSSRGYTSTGHDGGFMAGYAGVDAGNVDYAGLTYQPVDEGSVAFYASRAEDLWRQYYVNANYSFALTEEQSLSFDFNLYRSLDEGNANAGAINVTAWSLAPSYGIGPHTFTLSYQKIHGSQPFDYLMASDGTYMDSIYLANSSQYGDFNGPGEQSVGLGYAYDFGSTGYLHTTLSFRYVYGFDIDNEKVDPEGLYAYFAHSDKQIERDIDLKTVVESGALKNLSVRVRYADQSFTGDSVKQLRIITEYPFDLF from the coding sequence ATGAAGAAGCGCTCACTGTTTGGCCTGTTCGTTTTTTCAATGTCCGCAAGTTCACTGCAAGCGCAGGCTGACGAAACCCAGGAAGGTTTTGTCGAGGGTGGGGCCGCGACGATCCTTGCACGCAATATGTATTTCAACCGCAACTCACTGTCCGACTATCCGGATTCAATCGGATGGGGGCAGGGTTTCCTGATGGACTACAAGTCCGGGTTCACCCAAGGCGAAATCGGCTTCGGCATCGATGCAAGTGCCTATACCGCTTACAAACTGGATGGTGGGCGCGGTACGGTGGGCACGGGCATGTTTCCCGCCGATGGCGATGGGGAAAGAACAGAGTCGTCTACCGCCAATGCGGCGGTGAAGATGAAATGGTCGAATACGGTGCTCAAGTATGGCGACCTGCGTCCTTACAATCCGGTCTTCGCAACGCCAGACTTGCGTTTGATGCCGATGACCACAAGAGGCATCCAGTTGTTAAGTGATGACATTGACAAGGTCAGCATTGATGTCGGGCACTTCTATTCATCCAGGGGTTATACAAGCACCGGCCACGATGGTGGTTTCATGGCCGGATACGCCGGAGTAGACGCCGGCAACGTGGACTACGCCGGTTTGACGTATCAGCCAGTCGATGAGGGTAGCGTCGCGTTTTATGCCTCCCGTGCAGAGGATTTATGGCGCCAGTACTACGTGAATGCGAACTACAGCTTCGCGCTCACGGAAGAGCAATCGCTGAGTTTCGACTTCAATCTGTATCGCTCACTTGATGAAGGGAATGCCAATGCTGGTGCGATAAACGTCACGGCCTGGTCGTTGGCGCCCTCATACGGAATCGGTCCACACACCTTCACGCTGTCTTATCAAAAAATCCATGGCAGCCAGCCGTTCGATTATCTGATGGCGTCAGATGGCACTTACATGGACTCCATCTACCTGGCCAACTCTTCGCAATATGGCGACTTCAACGGGCCGGGTGAGCAGTCGGTAGGCCTCGGTTATGCGTATGACTTTGGCAGTACAGGCTACTTACATACAACGCTCAGCTTTCGATATGTCTACGGGTTCGATATCGATAATGAAAAAGTCGATCCGGAAGGCCTGTACGCCTACTTCGCCCATTCGGACAAACAGATCGAACGAGACATCGACCTGAAGACCGTCGTGGAAAGCGGTGCCCTGAAAAACCTGTCGGTACGCGTGCGCTATGCCGACCAATCATTTACCGGGGACAGCGTTAAGCAACTTCGAATAATTACCGAATACCCGTTCGATCTTTTTTGA
- a CDS encoding GFA family protein: MDRFTGGCLCGNVRIVASGLPYRVGLCHCLDCRKHHGALFYASAIFPQDAVMIEGETRDYGGRFFCPRCGSSVFARSDDEIEVNLGSLDAPDQLKPTYESWTVRRESWLPAFPLARHYEHDREGTGRVEE; the protein is encoded by the coding sequence ATGGACCGATTTACCGGCGGTTGCCTGTGCGGCAACGTTCGCATCGTGGCCTCGGGACTTCCCTATCGAGTCGGGCTCTGCCACTGCCTCGACTGCCGCAAACATCACGGCGCGCTTTTTTACGCCTCGGCGATATTCCCTCAGGACGCCGTGATGATCGAGGGTGAAACCCGCGACTACGGCGGGCGCTTTTTCTGCCCCCGCTGCGGCTCGTCGGTGTTTGCCCGCAGTGACGACGAAATCGAAGTGAACCTGGGCTCGCTGGATGCCCCGGATCAACTCAAACCCACCTACGAAAGCTGGACCGTACGTCGCGAATCGTGGCTACCGGCGTTTCCGCTCGCCAGACACTACGAGCATGATCGTGAGGGAACCGGGCGCGTTGAGGAGTAG
- a CDS encoding OsmC domain/YcaO domain-containing protein, whose protein sequence is MEIKVNFLDNLRLEAKFDDFTVVADQPIRYKGDGSAPGPFDYFLASSALCAAYFVKLYCQTRNIPTENIRLSQNNIVDPENRYNQIFKIQVELPADISDKDRQGILRSIDRCTVKKVVQAGPEFVIEEVENLDADAQALLMPASMSEAGTYIAGKDLPLEQTIANMSGILAGLGMKIEIASWRNIVPNVWSLHIRDAHSPMCFTNGKGATKEGALASALGEFIERLNCNFFYNDQFWGEELANAPFVHYPNERWFQPGPKDALPAEILDEYCLKIYNRDGELRGSHLYDTNSGNEDRGIVSLPFVRQSDGEVVYFPSNLIENLYLSNGMSAGNTLAEAQVQCLSEIFERAVKREIIEGEFALPDVPAEVLAKYPGILAGIQALEEQGFPVLVKDASLGGEFPVMCVTLMNPRTGGVFASFGAHPSLEVALERSLTELLQGRSFEGLNDLPQPTFEGHAVTEPNNFVEHFIDSSGVVSWRFFSAKSDYEFVEWDFSGQGEISNTEEAATLFGILEGMGKEAYMAVYEHIGATACRILVPDYSEIYPVDDLIWDNTNKALFFRADILNLHSLDEAELKSLVERLVESELDDYTDITTLIGIEFDDNTAWGQLTILELKLLIYLALQQFEEAKEAVEMFLQYNDNTVERGLFYQAVNAVLEMELDEDLELEDYEANFRRMFGSERIDAAIGSVNGSVRFHGLTPTSMKLEGLDRHLRLIDSYKKLHAARAKVAALSS, encoded by the coding sequence ATGGAAATCAAGGTCAATTTTCTCGACAACCTTCGACTTGAAGCCAAGTTCGACGACTTCACGGTGGTGGCCGACCAACCGATTCGCTACAAGGGCGATGGTTCGGCACCGGGTCCGTTCGATTACTTCCTGGCTTCGTCGGCGTTGTGCGCGGCTTACTTTGTGAAGTTGTACTGCCAGACGCGCAATATTCCCACCGAGAATATCCGCCTGTCGCAGAACAACATTGTTGACCCGGAAAACCGCTACAACCAGATTTTCAAGATTCAGGTCGAGTTGCCAGCGGATATTTCCGACAAGGATCGCCAGGGCATCTTGCGTTCCATCGACCGCTGCACCGTGAAAAAAGTGGTGCAGGCCGGGCCTGAGTTCGTGATCGAAGAGGTGGAAAACCTCGACGCCGATGCCCAGGCGTTGCTGATGCCTGCTTCCATGTCAGAGGCCGGCACCTATATCGCCGGCAAGGACCTGCCGCTGGAGCAAACCATCGCCAATATGTCGGGCATTCTGGCCGGCCTGGGCATGAAGATTGAAATCGCTTCGTGGCGCAATATCGTGCCTAACGTGTGGTCGCTGCATATCCGCGATGCGCACTCGCCGATGTGTTTTACCAACGGCAAGGGTGCAACCAAGGAAGGCGCGCTGGCGTCGGCGCTGGGCGAATTCATCGAGCGACTGAATTGCAACTTCTTCTACAACGATCAGTTCTGGGGTGAAGAACTCGCCAATGCACCGTTCGTGCATTACCCGAACGAGCGCTGGTTCCAGCCGGGCCCTAAAGATGCGCTGCCTGCCGAGATTCTCGATGAGTACTGCCTGAAAATTTACAACCGCGACGGCGAGTTGCGCGGCTCGCATCTGTACGACACCAACTCCGGCAATGAAGATCGCGGCATTGTTTCGCTGCCGTTTGTGCGCCAGTCGGATGGTGAGGTGGTGTACTTCCCGTCCAACCTGATCGAAAACCTGTACCTCAGCAACGGCATGAGTGCCGGTAATACGCTGGCCGAAGCTCAGGTGCAGTGCCTGTCGGAAATCTTCGAACGCGCGGTCAAGCGCGAAATCATCGAAGGCGAATTTGCCCTGCCGGATGTACCGGCCGAGGTGCTGGCGAAGTACCCGGGGATTCTGGCCGGCATTCAGGCGCTGGAAGAGCAGGGCTTTCCGGTGCTGGTGAAGGATGCGTCGCTTGGCGGCGAATTCCCGGTGATGTGCGTCACGTTGATGAACCCGCGTACCGGCGGTGTGTTCGCCTCGTTCGGCGCGCACCCAAGTCTTGAAGTGGCACTGGAACGCAGCCTCACGGAGTTGCTGCAAGGCCGCAGCTTCGAAGGCTTGAACGATCTGCCGCAGCCTACTTTTGAAGGCCATGCGGTGACCGAGCCGAACAACTTCGTCGAGCACTTCATCGACTCCAGCGGCGTGGTGTCGTGGCGCTTCTTCAGTGCCAAATCGGATTACGAATTCGTCGAGTGGGACTTCTCCGGCCAGGGTGAAATCTCCAATACCGAAGAAGCCGCGACGCTGTTCGGCATTCTCGAAGGCATGGGCAAAGAAGCCTACATGGCGGTGTATGAACACATCGGCGCAACGGCCTGCCGCATCCTGGTGCCGGATTATTCGGAGATCTATCCGGTCGACGATCTGATCTGGGATAACACCAACAAGGCGTTGTTCTTCCGCGCCGACATCCTGAATCTGCATAGCCTGGACGAAGCCGAACTGAAGAGCCTGGTAGAGCGTCTGGTCGAAAGTGAGCTGGACGACTACACCGACATCACCACGTTGATCGGCATCGAATTTGACGACAACACCGCTTGGGGTCAGTTGACGATCCTGGAATTGAAACTGCTGATCTATCTCGCCTTGCAGCAATTCGAAGAGGCGAAAGAAGCGGTGGAAATGTTCCTGCAGTACAACGACAACACGGTCGAGCGCGGCTTGTTCTACCAGGCTGTGAATGCGGTGCTGGAGATGGAACTGGACGAAGACCTGGAGCTGGAAGACTACGAGGCCAATTTCCGCCGGATGTTCGGCAGCGAGCGGATCGACGCAGCGATCGGCTCGGTGAACGGCAGCGTGCGCTTCCATGGCCTGACGCCGACGAGCATGAAGCTGGAAGGGCTCGATCGTCATCTGCGTTTGATCGACAGCTACAAAAAGCTGCACGCGGCGCGGGCCAAAGTGGCTGCCTTGTCCAGTTGA
- a CDS encoding acyl-CoA dehydrogenase, giving the protein MDFKLTEEQLMLQDTAARLVRDVYGFEHREQYRQSPHGFSTPFMQQLGELGLCAVPFAEVYGGYGGSGVENMLIMTELGRGLCLEPYLHSVIFAGGLIAQLGSSAQKDRLLPQVGSASLQLAVALDEPQSHYQLHDVQTVAEPVAGGWKLNGRKSVIIGGQSAGLVLVSARTSHGVRDEKGISLFLVDPQTSGVRRHIFETMDGRKACELYLEDVFVKSDAVLGELGNALPALRYQQGRCIAAQCAEAVGSMEAACALTLDYLKTRQQFGQPIGKFQVLQHRMVDMRIELDQATSMTLLAACVADQADSEERSRILAAAKFIVSRASRFVADQGIQLHGGIGLTWEYMLSHHAKHLLMVARQFGDDDHHLQAYAKLMQVA; this is encoded by the coding sequence ATGGATTTCAAACTGACAGAAGAGCAATTGATGCTGCAGGACACCGCCGCGCGCCTGGTGCGTGACGTCTACGGTTTCGAGCATCGCGAGCAATACCGCCAGAGCCCACACGGTTTCAGCACCCCGTTCATGCAGCAACTGGGTGAGCTAGGCCTGTGCGCCGTGCCCTTTGCCGAAGTCTATGGCGGATACGGCGGCAGCGGCGTGGAGAACATGCTGATCATGACCGAACTGGGCCGGGGCCTGTGCCTTGAACCTTATCTGCACTCGGTGATTTTCGCCGGTGGCCTGATCGCCCAATTGGGCAGCAGCGCCCAGAAAGACCGGTTGTTGCCGCAAGTCGGCAGCGCAAGCCTGCAACTGGCCGTCGCCCTTGATGAGCCGCAGAGTCACTACCAGTTGCACGACGTTCAGACCGTCGCCGAGCCGGTCGCTGGCGGCTGGAAACTCAATGGTCGCAAGTCGGTGATCATCGGCGGGCAAAGCGCCGGGCTGGTCCTGGTGTCGGCGCGCACCAGCCACGGGGTTCGGGACGAGAAGGGCATCAGTCTGTTCCTGGTCGATCCGCAGACCAGCGGTGTACGTCGGCACATTTTCGAGACCATGGACGGGCGCAAGGCCTGCGAGCTTTACCTTGAAGACGTGTTCGTCAAAAGCGATGCGGTGCTCGGGGAACTGGGCAATGCCTTGCCGGCGCTGCGTTATCAGCAGGGCCGCTGTATCGCCGCACAATGCGCCGAAGCCGTTGGCAGCATGGAAGCGGCGTGCGCGTTGACCCTCGATTACCTGAAGACGCGCCAACAGTTCGGCCAGCCGATCGGCAAGTTCCAGGTGTTGCAGCACCGCATGGTCGATATGCGCATCGAGCTGGATCAGGCGACCTCCATGACCCTGCTCGCCGCGTGTGTCGCCGATCAGGCCGACAGTGAAGAACGCAGCCGTATTCTGGCAGCGGCCAAGTTCATCGTCAGTCGCGCCAGTCGTTTTGTCGCAGACCAGGGCATCCAGTTGCACGGCGGCATCGGCCTGACCTGGGAGTACATGCTGTCGCACCATGCCAAGCATTTGCTGATGGTCGCGCGTCAGTTTGGCGACGACGATCATCATTTGCAGGCCTATGCGAAGTTGATGCAGGTGGCGTGA